The proteins below come from a single Bombyx mori chromosome 7, ASM3026992v2 genomic window:
- the LOC101736180 gene encoding NGFI-A-binding protein homolog, translating to MCVSERGAMESPGEEAGRSAAPASHTPALQPNGSNKIIGRNVNGTMVVTSAPSNEAELQLYRVMQRASLLAYYDTLLEMGGDDVQQLCDAGEEEFLEIMALVGMASKPLHVRRLQKALQEWVNNPALFQIPIVPNLCPSENPFIQCNQRLINIPPAHPNVLPRTVASPESRPMYSPSPGAPENSCGSTTSQPNASPTNTFTKIVLPPSPAPTAPITTAVSRSFSPQSACPPASAGSSPGSVTSPVQITPVLLDVHVQKLSAAAKKLSKHLPQLEPKPQNTKKKMCKDLELVMLMPESDPRRMEEIRKYAAIYGRFDCKRKPEKPLTLHEVMVNEAAAQMCRCVPALLTRRDELFPLARQLVRRAGLHYSKHGLPPTASTGEDRDEEEPTPKRPRQESEERVGASPDVTRNCNHSWWGVKAESDDADSRCSYSSTSTPPPELEETRPHVVAARGDSIIAVANPALLPAHPAAHPLPRPHPDANHAN from the exons TGGTTGTGACGTCAGCACCGTCTAATGAAGCAGAGCTGCAACTGTACAGGGTGATGCAGCGAGCCAGCCTCCTGGCGTATTACGACACTCTACTTGAAATGG GAGGCGATGACGTTCAACAACTATGCGACGCTGGCGAAGAGGAATTCTTAGAGATCATGGCCCTAGTGGGAATGGCCTCCAAGCCTCTCCACGTTAGACGCCTTCAGAAGGCCCTGCAGGAATGGGTCAACAATCCCGCGCTCTTCCAAATACCGATCGTACCTAATTTATGTCCAAGCGAAAACCCCTTCATACAGTGTAACCAAAGGCTGATTAATATACCACCAGCTCATCCCAATGTACTTCCGAGAACCGTTGCTTCACCCGAGAGCAGACCCATGTACAGTCCCTCTCCAGGAGCTCCAGAAAACAGCTGTGGTTCCACAACCTCCCAACCTAACGCTAGTCCGACAAACACCTTTACCAAAATAGTCCTACCCCCGTCTCCTGCCCCAACTGCTCCCATAACCACAGCCGTATCAAGGTCGTTTTCCCCCCAAAGCGCGTGTCCACCTGCATCAGCGGGCTCTAGTCCAGGTTCCGTGACGTCACCAGTCCAAATAACTCCAGTGCTATTGGACGTTCATGTACAAAAGCTATCGGCGGCCGCGAAAAAGTTGAGTAAGCATTTGCCTCAATTGGAGCCGAAGCCGCAGAACACGAAAAAGAAGATGTGCAAGGATCTAGAGCTGGTCATGTTGATGCCCGAGTCGGATCCTCGGAGGATGGAAGAGATCAGGAAGTACGCTGCGATCTACGGGAGGTTTGACTGCAAGAGGAAACCGGAAAAGCCCCTGACGTTACACGAG GTAATGGTGAACGAAGCTGCAGCTCAGATGTGCCGATGCGTCCCTGCGCTCCTCACGAGGCGAGACGAGCTGTTTCCTTTAGCGAGGCAGCTTGTCAGGAGAGCTGGACTCCATTACTCCAAGCACGG GCTCCCCCCAACAGCTTCCACTGGAGAAGATCGTGATGAAGAAGAGCCCACCCCGAAGCGGCCTCGTCAG GAAAGCGAAGAGAGGGTGGGCGCCAGTCCGGACGTCACCAGGAACTGTAACCACAG TTGGTGGGGCGTTAAAGCAGAAAGTGATGACGCTGACTCCAGGTGCTCGTACTCCAGCACCAGCACTCCTCCTCCT GAGTTGGAGGAGACGCGGCCGCACGTGGTGGCGGCGCGGGGGGACAGCATCATCGCCGTGGCCAACCCCGCGCTGCTCCCCGCGCACCCCGCCGCGCACCCCCTCCCGCGCCCCCACCCGGACGCCAACCACGCCAACTGA